In one Culex quinquefasciatus strain JHB chromosome 2, VPISU_Cqui_1.0_pri_paternal, whole genome shotgun sequence genomic region, the following are encoded:
- the LOC6043294 gene encoding ribonuclease Oy isoform X1: protein MKLEHLAIVLVAFYLQCCVLGRDSSEELYSVESSSSEEELENEAVLEEDPHFDLLIFTQRWPITACYEWREKSASNVCGLPSPRNIWTIHGIWPTKLNTIGPSFCNKTAIFNVTELAPIEPQLEQFWTNVEKNKPYDSLWRHEWLKHGTCAAAVLTQLNSENKYFGQGLSWLQQHSMADVLNEGSVTPGANYTLANIHEVLTNRFQKNVAIECFYDRETKQQFINEIRVCFNKDLELADCDGILFEEVALNSPTLGKIISNCNVNKPIFYPATVPPSRFDKTHLSPFDLHRKFLDEYKSRKAKESRTMKLLVNIYKLIQLLKWTTI from the exons ATGAAACTGGAACACCTGGCCATCGTTTTGGTGGCTTTTTACCTGCAATGCTGCGTTCTCGGAAGGGA TTCGTCCGAGGAGCTGTACTCGGTGGAGTCTTCTTCATCCGAGGAAGAGCTGGAGAACGAAGCCGTTCTCGAGGAGGACCCCCACTTTGATCTGCTGATCTTCACCCAGCGATGGCCCATCACGGCGTGCTACGAGTGGCGCGAAAAGAGTGCCAGCAACGTGTGCGGACTGCCCTCGCCCAGGAACATCTGGACCATTCACGGCATTTGGCCAACCAAGCTTAACACGATTGGGCCTAGCTTCTGCAACAAGACGGCGATCTTCAACGTGACCGAGCTGGCCCCGATCGAGCCCCAGCTGGAGCAGTTCTGGACAAACGTCGAGAAGAACAAGCCGTACGATTCGCTGTGGCGGCACGAGTGGCTCAAGCACGGAACCTGTGCAGCGGCAGTGCTGACTCAGCTCAACTCGGAGAACAAATACTTTGGCCAGGGCCTCTCCTGGCTGCAGCAGCACTCGATGGCCGATGTGCTCAACGAGGGAAGCGTTACGCCCGGCGCTAACTACACGCTGGCCAACATTCACGAAGTCCTTACCAATCGCTTCCAGAAGAACGTCGCCATCGAGTGTTTCTACGACCGGGAAACGAAGCAACAATTTATTAACGAGATTCGCGTGTGCTTCAACAAGGACCTGGAACTGGCGGACTGCGACGGAATCCTGTTTGAGGAAGTGGCGCTGAACTCGCCAACCCTCGGGAAAATCATCTCCAACTGCAACGTCAACAAACCGATCTTCTACCCGGCAACCGTGCCACCATCGCGCTTCGACAAGACCCACCTGTCGCCGTTCGACCTGCACCGAAAGTTTCTCGACGAGTACAAAAGCCGCAAGGCGAAGGAGAGCCGAACGATGAAGCTGCTGGTGAACATCTACAAGCTGATCCAACTGCTAAAGTGGACAACCATTTGA
- the LOC6043294 gene encoding ribonuclease Oy isoform X2: MPFCWYICAVLILTFTWILMNSSEELYSVESSSSEEELENEAVLEEDPHFDLLIFTQRWPITACYEWREKSASNVCGLPSPRNIWTIHGIWPTKLNTIGPSFCNKTAIFNVTELAPIEPQLEQFWTNVEKNKPYDSLWRHEWLKHGTCAAAVLTQLNSENKYFGQGLSWLQQHSMADVLNEGSVTPGANYTLANIHEVLTNRFQKNVAIECFYDRETKQQFINEIRVCFNKDLELADCDGILFEEVALNSPTLGKIISNCNVNKPIFYPATVPPSRFDKTHLSPFDLHRKFLDEYKSRKAKESRTMKLLVNIYKLIQLLKWTTI; encoded by the exons ATGCCTTTTTGCTGGTACATTTGTGCTGTCTTGATCCTGACATTCACGTGGATATTAATGAA TTCGTCCGAGGAGCTGTACTCGGTGGAGTCTTCTTCATCCGAGGAAGAGCTGGAGAACGAAGCCGTTCTCGAGGAGGACCCCCACTTTGATCTGCTGATCTTCACCCAGCGATGGCCCATCACGGCGTGCTACGAGTGGCGCGAAAAGAGTGCCAGCAACGTGTGCGGACTGCCCTCGCCCAGGAACATCTGGACCATTCACGGCATTTGGCCAACCAAGCTTAACACGATTGGGCCTAGCTTCTGCAACAAGACGGCGATCTTCAACGTGACCGAGCTGGCCCCGATCGAGCCCCAGCTGGAGCAGTTCTGGACAAACGTCGAGAAGAACAAGCCGTACGATTCGCTGTGGCGGCACGAGTGGCTCAAGCACGGAACCTGTGCAGCGGCAGTGCTGACTCAGCTCAACTCGGAGAACAAATACTTTGGCCAGGGCCTCTCCTGGCTGCAGCAGCACTCGATGGCCGATGTGCTCAACGAGGGAAGCGTTACGCCCGGCGCTAACTACACGCTGGCCAACATTCACGAAGTCCTTACCAATCGCTTCCAGAAGAACGTCGCCATCGAGTGTTTCTACGACCGGGAAACGAAGCAACAATTTATTAACGAGATTCGCGTGTGCTTCAACAAGGACCTGGAACTGGCGGACTGCGACGGAATCCTGTTTGAGGAAGTGGCGCTGAACTCGCCAACCCTCGGGAAAATCATCTCCAACTGCAACGTCAACAAACCGATCTTCTACCCGGCAACCGTGCCACCATCGCGCTTCGACAAGACCCACCTGTCGCCGTTCGACCTGCACCGAAAGTTTCTCGACGAGTACAAAAGCCGCAAGGCGAAGGAGAGCCGAACGATGAAGCTGCTGGTGAACATCTACAAGCTGATCCAACTGCTAAAGTGGACAACCATTTGA
- the LOC119766383 gene encoding uncharacterized protein LOC119766383: MKIYCQVNNAADAQALQQDLNIFADWCETNRMVVNPTKCSVITFSKKRNPIKFDYQICGTLIPRENCVKDLGVLLDTELTYKQHISYMISKASRQLGFIFRAAKGFTDVYCLKALYCALVRSTLEYCSAVWSPYYENSAVRIESVQRRFIRLFVVGDFNVNIAASQPSTNLAALRRINSAFNLTVLPTGPTRITEQSATTIDLLITDSPEIIIKSQACTGNTVSDHEIVYLLANVRVLKSPPVTLRVRNFKAIDQARLHVDFQALDHRPFIEADEATTKAELLTINLRDLMNQHAPERTIVVRDKRTPWITHAIKEAVAERDLAYALYSRNPNRARGDDQWLNYERKRDRAKSLVYVAKKRYAEQHFDHNLPAKKLWSNLRREGIHNNAKKNDPAGDVDADELNAFFSSGHRQLQAVDRSDNSSEPCHRTTADHGDNGFAFRHTDVNEISRKILEVQTNATGTDDIPISFVKLLCPFVLPMLAHLFNHIIDTSSFPAAWKKAIVTPIPKSSSPIQPKDFRPISVLPAVSKVLEKVLLGQISEHLNAAEPPLLAQNQSGYRKGYSTTTALTKVVHDVYSNLDENRCTVMVLVDFSLAFNCVNHQILRKKLNTEFKFTRSACDLITSFLSGRSQIVRFGNSMSAALDVPDGTPQGSCLSALLFSLYINSLPRNLKCEWQLYADDLQVYLSGPIAEVDRIVRDVNEDLAAIADWARVNQLFPNPKKTQAIVFNKTGTVTPQENIVFCDSIIPLSSQVINLGLHMDCNLTWKAQVNDVVRKVYHTLRTFRRFGSVLSLETRRKLVQAVIVPFFTYCDTVYFPGLSAALREQLHRGFKSALRFVHNLRRRDTTVALRNSIMGHDLPDNYQLRVCCFMKKAFEGTLPDYIMQHLQRGRQERTAGFIIPRHTTSSGKSVLVQGASCWNSLPMAIKREARFNPFKRAVITHMQN, from the exons ATGAAGATCTACTGTCAAGTGAATAATGCAGCCGACGCTCAAGCCCTCCAACAGGATCTGAACATCTTCGCGGACTGGTGTGAAACAAATCGAATGGTCGTCAACCCCACCAAGTGCTCTGTCATCACCTTCTCCAAGAAACGCAACCCAATCAAGTTTGACTACCAGATCTGCGGCACATTAATTCCCCGGGAGAACTGTGTCAAGGACCTCGGCGTGCTTCTTGACACGGAACTCACATACAAGCAGCACATATCATACATGATTTCCAAAGCCTCGCGACAGCTCGGCTTCATCTTCCGTGCAGCAAAAGGTTTTACAGATGTCTACTGTTTGAAGGCTCTGTACTGCGCTTTGGTCCGTTCAACGCTGGAGTATTGTTCTGCCGTATGGAGCCCCTACTACGAAAACAGTGCGGTGCGGATTGAGAGTGTGCAGCGAAGATTTATCCG ACTTTTCGTGGTTGGAGATTTTAACGTGAACATCGCCGCGAGCCAGCCGTCAACAAACTTAGCCGCACTACGCCGGATCAACTCGGCGTTTAATTTGACGGTGCTGCCCACCGGACCCACTCGGATTACAGAGCAAAGTGCGACTACTATCGACCTGTTGATCACGGATTCGCCAGAAATCATCATCAAGTCCCAAGCTTGTACAGGAAACACCGTTTCGGACCACGAAATTGTCTACCTGCTGGCCAACGTGAGAGTCCTCAAATCTCCTCCAGTTACCCTGCGAGTCAGAAACTTCAAAGCCATTGATCAAGCGCGCCTGCACGTGGACTTCCAGGCATTGGACCACCGCCCATTCATCGAGGCCGACGAAGCGACGACGAAGGCTGAGCTGCTCACGATCAACTTGAGAGATTTGATGAATCAACACGCCCCTGAACGAACCATTGTAGTACGAGACAAGCGAACCCCTTGGATCACACATGCCATCAAAGAAGCCGTTGCCGAAAGGGATTTGGCCTACGCGCTTTACTCGAGGAACCCGAACAGAGCGAGGGGAGATGATCAGTGGTTGAACTATGAACGCAAGCGGGACAGAGCCAAGTCTCTCGTTTACGTGGCAAAGAAACGCTATGCAGAGCAGCACTTTGACCACAACCTGCCAGCAAAGAAATTGTGGAGTAACTTGAGAAGAGAGGGAATCCACAACAACGCCAAGAAGAACGACCCTGCTGGTGATGTCGACGCTGATGAATTGAACGCCTTCTTCTCTAGTGGCCACCGCCAGCTGCAAGCTGTTGATCGTAGCGACAACTCCTCTGAACCGTGTCATCGAACTACCGCTGACCACGGAGACAATGGTTTTGCTTTTAGGCACACCGATGTAAACGAGATCTCACGGAAGATCCTCGAGGTCCAGACCAACGCTACGGGCACAGACGACATTCCGATCTCCTTCGTTAAGTTGCTGTGCCCATTTGTACTACCAATGCTTGCCCACCTGTTCAACCATATCATCGACACAAGTTCATTTCCAGCGGCCTGGAAGAAGGCGATCGTCACACCGATACCGAAAAGCTCCAGCCCAATTCAGCCGAAGGACTTCCGACCCATCAGTGTCCTGCCAGCAGTGTCGAAAGTTCTTGAAAAAGTTCTTCTTGGCCAGATTTCCGAGCACCTGAACGCTGCAGAACCACCGCTCCTAGCTCAAAACCAATCGGGATACCGGAAGGGTTACAGCACCACCACGGCCCTCACAAAAGTTGTGCACGATGTGTACAGCAACCTAGACGAAAACCGCTGCACAGTGATGGTCCTTGTTGACTTTTCGCTGGCGTTTAATTGCGTGAACCACCAGATTCTGCGGAAGAAGCTCAACACCGAGTTCAAGTTCACCAGGTCTGCTTGTGACCTCATCACATCTTTCCTCAGTGGACGGTCCCAGATCGTTCGCTTTGGGAATTCAATGTCAGCAGCGTTGGACGTACCGGACGGAACGCCACAAGGATCTTGCCTCAGTGCGTTACTGTTCAGCCTGTACATAAACAGTTTGCCAAGGAACCTGAAGTGCGAGTGGCAGCTGTACGCCGACGATCTGCAGGTTTATCTCTCTGGCCCCATCGCTGAGGTAGACCGAATCGTGCGCGACGTCAACGAGGATCTGGCGGCGATCGCCGATTGGGCCAGAGTCAACCAGCTTTTTCCGAACCCCAAAAAGACCCAGGCCATCGTGTTCAACAAAACCGGAACTGTAACACCCCAGGAGAACATCGTCTTCTGCGACTCGATCATCCCACTTAGCAGCCAAGTGATTAACCTTGGGCTGCACATGGACTGCAATCTGACCTGGAAGGCACAAGTTAACGACGTCGTCAGGAAAGTTTATCACACGTTGAGAACCTTCCGAAGGTTCGGATCTGTGCTCTCCCTGGAGACACGACGTAAACTTGTACAAGCTGTTATTGTCCCATTCTTCACCTATTGCGACACCGTTTACTTTCCCGGATTGTCCGCCGCCCTACGCGAACAGCTGCACCGTGGCTTCAAGTCGGCACTGCGGTTTGTGCACAACCTCCGACGGCGGGACACAACAGTTGCACTGCGTAATTCAATCATGGGACACGATCTACCAGACAATTACCAACTTCGAGTATGCTGCTTCATGAAAAAGGCGTTCGAGGGCACCCTGCCTGACTACATTATGCAGCATCTCCAGCGTGGACGGCAAGAGCGCACCGCCGGTTTCATCATCCCACGCCACACGACATCCAGCGGCAAGAGCGTCCTGGTGCAAGGGGCATCTTGCTGGAACAGCCTACCAATGGCAATCAAACGAGAAGCTCGTTTCAACCCATTTAAGCGAGCAGTCATCACACACATGCAGAACTAG
- the LOC119766384 gene encoding uncharacterized protein LOC119766384, with protein MESVGDVVDHMQDEQDRKNSELRDLITENGKQLLLLSKRVSSLTPTANKLGTPRNKPTPKRTRDSNPVPPKPLVFGTNEVASASVTCIPPEESLFRLYVTRFANHTTATQVEGLVKNAIGQNELVQCYSFKLLEPTQSRRRSTSCCTAAAHGMLDIGMHDPKYRGSPDSLRATPLRRPGRGQKSRLPCNESLNIYYQNVGGMNTRALEYCLACSAVSYDVIAVTETWLKASTLSTQVFGNGYEVFRGDREQFVNSQKRDGGALLSRFVTDFERELLCPMNGSVPSNANVFEINAASVLAVSAMARPYDELIVLGDFNLPGLIWRPSGDGFLYADSALSTQAAHVTEFLDSYSSSLLQQINSFPNENNVVLDLCFVSCPDTAPPLVIAPAPLVKDVRHHPPLLLSLPVRLATEHTPVVCEVRYDYRNLDVPSMLELLQSIDWENTLDKDNLDEAVQTFTNILSYAIDRHLLQRMSRQCHADHEVRTQKKLKSNPKGFWKYINEQRKEIGLPSSMFLGDETASNTEEICQLFAEKFSSVFTHEDLQPEQVTAAASNVPTNGLGLNSIRIDRSKILEAVAKLKISNTTGPDGVPSILWKHAFMFPVHKKGDKRNVDNYRGISALCAVSKLFELAVMAPVFFFCKNLISEDQHGFMPSRSTTTNLLTFTTFVTDSFTARSQTDAVYTDLSAAFDKLNHAIAIAKLERMGIGGTLLSWFQSYLADRKINVKIGDCLSAALMAFSGIAQEVISDHSSSFYTTTTATTPSLDRVCPTQTT; from the exons ATGGAGTCCGTCGGCGATGTGGTCGACCACATGCAGGATGAACAAGACCGCAAAAACTCCGAGCTGCGGGACCTGATCACTGAGAATGGgaagcagctgctgctgctctccAAGCGCGTCAGCAGCCTAACACCAACTGCCAATAAATTAGGTACGCCAAGGAATAAGCCTACTCCGAAACGTACCCGTGACTCCAATCCTGTTCCGCCGAAGCCCTTGGTGTTTGGGACGAACGAAGTAGCGAGTGCAAGTGTCACTTGCATCCCCCCAGAAGAAAGTCTGTTCCGGCTGTACGTGACACGCTTCGCCAACCACACGACTGCTACACAAGTGGAAGGACTCGTGAAAAATGCCATCGGTCAGAACGAACTGGTTCAA TGCTACTCCTTCAAGCTGCTTGAGCCGACACAATCCCGACGGCGATCTACGAGCTGCTGCACCGCCGCAGCCCACGGCATGTTGGACATCGGGATGCACGACCCAAAGTACCGTGGAAGCCCCGACTCTCTCCG TGCCACTCCCTTAAGGCGTCCGGGACGAGGCCAAAAGTCGCGATTGCCGTGTAACGAGTCGCTGAACATCTACTACCAGAACGTCGGTGGCATGAACACACGAGCTCTGGAGTACTGTCTCGCATGCTCCGCCGTCTCATATGATGTTATCGCAGTAACGGAGACCTGGTTAAAGGCCAGCACACTGTCCACTCAAGTTTTCGGGAACGGCTACGAGGTCTTCAGGGGTGATCGCGAGCAGTTCGTCAACAGCCAGAAGAGAGATGGCGGGGCGTTGCTATCGCGGTTCGTCACGGACTTCGAGCGCGAATTGTTGTGTCCGATGAATGGAAGTGTGCCGAGCAA TGCAAATGTGTTTGAAATCAACGCAGCTTCTGTTTTGGCCGTCTCTGCCATGGCCCGCCCCTACGATGAACTCATCGTCCTCGGAGATTTCAACCTGCCAGGATTGATCTGGCGTCCCAGCGGCGATGGTTTTCTGTATGCCGACTCTGCGCTTTCAACCCAGGCCGCGCACGTGACGGAGTTTCTGGACAGCTATTCCAGCTCCTTGCTTCAACAGATCAACTCTTTCCCGAACGAAAACAACGTGGTGTTGGACCTCTGCTTTGTCAGCTGCCCAGATACCGCACCCCCGCTAGTCATCGCTCCGGCACCGCTAGTTAAGGATGTCCGGCATCATCCGCCGCTGCTGCTGTCCCTGCCGGTCCGTTTGGCCACCGAGCACACGCCAGTTGTTTGTGAAGTCCGCTATGACTATCGCAATTTAGACGTTCCCAGCATGTTAGAGCTCCTGCAAAGCATTGATTGGGAGAACACACTTGACAAGGATAATCTCGACGAGGCCGTACAGACCTTTACCAACATTCTTAGCTACGCCATCGACAGGCAC CTGCTACAAAGGATGAGTAGACAGTGTCATGCCGATCACGAAGTACGTACCCAGAAGAAACTCAAGTCTAACCCGAAAGGATTTTGGAAGTACATCAACGAGCAGCGGAAAGAAATCGGTTTACCGTCATCTATGTTCCTAGGAGACGAAACAGCATCGAATACGGAGGAGATCTGCCAGCTGTTCGCCGAGAAATTTTCGAGCGTGTTTACGCACGAGGACCTGCAACCAGAACAAGTCACCGCCGCCGCCAGCAACGTCCCAACAAACGGTCTGGGTCTGAACAGCATTAGAATCGATCGCTCCAAGATTCTGGAAGCCGTAGCCAAGCTCAAGATATCCAACACGACAGGCCCGGACGGAGTTCCATCGATT CTCTGGAAGCACGCCTTCATGTTTCCGGTACACAAGAAAGGTGATAAACGGAACGTGGACAACTATCGTGGAATATCAGCACTGTGCGCCGTCTCGAAACTTTTCGAGCTAGCGGTCATGGCTCCAGTTTTCTTCTTCTGCAAAAACCTGATCAGCGAGGACCAGCACGGGTTTATGCCATCGCGGTCAACAACGACGAATCTACTCACGTTTACGACGTTCGTGACCGACAGCTTCACCGCCAGATCGCAAACCGACGCGGTGTACACCGACCTGTCGGCAGCGTTCGACAAGCTGAATCACGCTATTGCGATCGCAAAACTGGAAAGGATGGGAATCGGCGGGACTCTCCTCAGTTGGTTCCAGTCCTATCTGGCCGACCGGAAAATCAACGTCAAGATTGGAGACTGCTTGTCGGCTGCCTTGATGGCCTTTTCAGGTATCGCACAGGAAGTCATCTCGGACCACTCGTCTTCCTTCTATACTACAACGACTGCAACCACTCCCTCTCTGGACCGCGTCTGTCCTACGCAGACGACATGA